In Paenibacillus algicola, a genomic segment contains:
- a CDS encoding YkvI family membrane protein, with protein sequence MNKQVRVLQIAFTYIGTIVGAGFATGREILQFFTQYGYLAVFTILLSTVLFIFLGSKMMTLSRAIGAASYEDLNRHLFGERFGSIISLIMLIILIGVNSIMLAGAGSVFMENLHFHYQTGLLITIAGSFLILRRGMSSILYMNSLVVPMMLMMSLLIVTKTATLPGADRFITMTGDHSLPSVWLAPLLYTAFNLVMAMPVLVPLGSQTGSTKVVRFGGILGGTGIGLMLISAHFALSARMPGISQFEIPMGSIAQQLGWYVQIVYVILIFLEIFSTFVANIYGITLQLQQRTTLHPRLITLTIMIICYLMSQFGFSSLLSILYPLFGILCLFWAARLSLFGLSASRKL encoded by the coding sequence GTGAACAAACAGGTGCGTGTGCTTCAAATCGCTTTTACATATATCGGAACCATCGTCGGAGCAGGCTTTGCCACAGGACGGGAGATTCTTCAGTTCTTTACGCAGTACGGCTATCTCGCCGTCTTTACGATCCTTCTGTCGACCGTGCTGTTTATCTTTCTCGGCTCCAAAATGATGACCCTCTCCAGAGCCATCGGAGCCGCCTCTTATGAGGACCTTAACCGGCATTTGTTCGGAGAGCGCTTCGGAAGCATAATCAGTCTGATCATGCTCATCATCCTCATTGGCGTGAACAGCATCATGCTTGCGGGTGCAGGCTCTGTGTTTATGGAGAACCTTCACTTCCATTACCAGACCGGACTGCTCATCACCATTGCCGGGTCCTTCCTTATTCTGCGCCGGGGCATGTCATCCATCCTGTACATGAACAGCCTGGTCGTACCGATGATGCTTATGATGTCGCTTCTGATCGTTACGAAGACAGCCACACTGCCGGGTGCGGACCGCTTTATAACGATGACAGGTGACCACAGCCTGCCCAGCGTCTGGCTGGCGCCACTGCTGTATACCGCGTTTAACCTGGTTATGGCTATGCCCGTGCTCGTTCCTTTGGGCAGCCAGACCGGCAGCACGAAGGTAGTACGCTTTGGAGGCATACTCGGCGGAACTGGCATCGGCCTGATGCTGATCTCGGCACATTTTGCGTTATCTGCCCGAATGCCGGGCATCAGCCAATTCGAAATTCCGATGGGAAGCATTGCCCAGCAGCTGGGCTGGTACGTACAAATCGTGTATGTGATCCTGATCTTCCTTGAAATATTCAGCACATTTGTCGCTAATATATATGGCATTACGCTACAGCTTCAGCAGCGCACGACGCTGCACCCAAGGCTGATCACACTCACCATTATGATTATTTGTTATCTGATGAGTCAGTTTGGCTTTAGCTCGCTGCTCTCTATCCTGTACCCGCTCTTTGGCATCCTCTGTCTGTTCTGGGCAGCGCGTCTATCCCTCTTTGGCCTGTCGGCCAGCCGGAAGCTCTAG
- a CDS encoding GTP pyrophosphokinase, with the protein MDGRDWGTFLQPYEQAVEELKVKFKTMRSELKKREEYAPIEFVTGRIKKISSILEKAKRLQVPMDQLETGIEDIAGIRIMCQFVEDIRRVAVYIRARKDLKVLFEKDYITNYKESGYRSFHMIVEYPVQTALGQKNVLAEIQIRTLAMNFWATIEHSLSYKYRESLPEEIRLRLKKAAEAANTLDNEMSSIREEILEAQKQFEDNSNITSQLLKAIHQLYFYHLVNEAIDYQERFNEIWQNPDQDVEAIKELLGEVKALLSLAKRGVEEQDV; encoded by the coding sequence ATGGACGGCAGAGACTGGGGAACATTTTTACAGCCTTATGAGCAGGCAGTTGAAGAATTGAAGGTCAAATTCAAGACCATGCGCTCAGAGCTGAAAAAACGAGAAGAATATGCGCCGATTGAGTTTGTAACAGGGCGTATCAAGAAAATTTCAAGCATTCTGGAAAAGGCCAAGCGCCTGCAGGTACCTATGGATCAGCTGGAGACCGGCATTGAGGATATCGCCGGAATCCGGATTATGTGTCAGTTCGTAGAGGATATCCGCCGGGTTGCTGTTTATATACGTGCAAGAAAGGATCTCAAGGTGCTGTTTGAGAAGGATTACATTACGAACTATAAGGAAAGCGGGTATCGCAGCTTCCATATGATCGTGGAATATCCTGTACAGACGGCGCTGGGACAGAAAAATGTGCTGGCTGAAATCCAGATCCGGACGCTCGCAATGAATTTCTGGGCAACCATTGAGCACTCCTTGAGCTATAAATACCGGGAGAGTCTGCCTGAGGAGATTCGGCTGCGCCTGAAGAAGGCGGCAGAAGCAGCGAATACCCTGGATAATGAAATGTCCAGCATCCGGGAAGAGATTCTGGAGGCCCAGAAGCAGTTTGAGGACAATTCCAATATTACTTCTCAGCTTCTCAAGGCAATTCATCAGCTGTATTTCTATCATCTGGTGAATGAGGCGATTGACTATCAGGAGCGGTTCAATGAGATCTGGCAAAATCCGGATCAGGATGTAGAAGCGATCAAGGAGCTGCTTGGAGAAGTGAAAGCACTGCTCTCCCTGGCGAAGCGGGGTGTGGAGGAGCAGGATGTATGA
- a CDS encoding DUF309 domain-containing protein, whose translation MYDSLYAAYLIYFNRDRDYFECHEVLEELWLAKDKDPRYKGLLQVAVSLYHFRNGNIPGASKMMRYAVSRLTGLADRELGIRMDMLYKEIEHYAAQLERYREQPFPYRDLTILIADPLLQEQVERTAPEIQPNVPQRRGPQRSAKHELKHKQHGAE comes from the coding sequence ATGTATGATTCGCTGTATGCTGCGTATCTAATTTATTTCAACCGGGACCGGGATTATTTTGAATGCCACGAGGTTCTTGAGGAGCTTTGGCTGGCCAAAGATAAGGATCCCAGATACAAGGGGCTGCTGCAGGTTGCCGTCAGCCTGTATCATTTCCGAAATGGGAACATCCCGGGGGCGTCCAAGATGATGCGCTACGCGGTCAGCCGCCTCACGGGGCTGGCTGATCGGGAGCTCGGCATCCGGATGGATATGCTCTATAAGGAGATTGAGCACTATGCCGCTCAGCTGGAGCGATACAGAGAGCAGCCGTTTCCATATCGAGATTTGACCATTCTGATCGCCGATCCGCTCCTGCAGGAGCAGGTTGAGAGGACTGCGCCGGAGATCCAGCCCAATGTACCGCAGCGAAGAGGACCTCAACGTTCTGCGAAGCATGAGCTGAAGCACAAGCAGCATGGAGCTGAATAG
- a CDS encoding glycosyltransferase family 4 protein, giving the protein MKLLQALFFPPEQPGGVSSMIPYLQERFHSARWEMELFWLPKRIRNKGQEEPVFRTFDWREFGESLIVQKYIQTYMDYIWWARLRIHKPYDLIHAHHPIAGMAMKTVFPDVPLVQTVHSSYERELILNGRIQENGLEHRFLTSLYRELEVVSEQVLTVSRSFAHYMAPYVQEPERIGVIYNGFDEKRFKPVPHENIVPQLITVCRLVPAKGLDTLLYACAELKRKGYDYVLHIIGDGPCREELEHLAKELDIYQETIFYGYTLHPEEFMPFFDIFVLPSRAEAFGSVFAEAALSCLALIGSDVGGIAEQIEDGVNGLLVPPGDAAALSIALEKVISDPLFRYELARSAWDKAKNHYSLSKSVNELKKLYLKHGATL; this is encoded by the coding sequence ATGAAATTGCTACAAGCGTTATTCTTCCCTCCTGAACAGCCAGGAGGCGTCTCCTCCATGATCCCATATCTTCAGGAGCGCTTTCATTCCGCCAGATGGGAGATGGAATTGTTCTGGCTTCCCAAGAGAATCCGCAATAAAGGGCAGGAGGAGCCCGTGTTTCGTACCTTTGACTGGCGTGAGTTTGGTGAGAGCCTCATTGTCCAGAAATATATTCAGACCTACATGGATTACATATGGTGGGCCCGCCTGCGGATTCACAAGCCGTACGACCTGATTCATGCACATCATCCCATTGCCGGAATGGCCATGAAGACCGTTTTTCCCGACGTACCCCTGGTGCAGACGGTGCATTCCAGCTATGAACGGGAGCTTATTCTAAACGGACGGATTCAGGAAAATGGACTGGAGCACCGGTTTCTAACGTCACTGTATCGGGAGCTGGAGGTTGTCAGCGAACAGGTGCTGACGGTTTCCCGTTCCTTTGCTCACTACATGGCGCCATATGTGCAGGAGCCGGAGCGCATTGGCGTCATCTATAACGGATTTGATGAGAAGCGCTTCAAGCCTGTCCCGCATGAAAATATTGTTCCACAGCTGATCACGGTATGCCGGCTCGTTCCGGCGAAGGGACTGGATACTTTGCTGTACGCCTGTGCAGAGCTCAAGCGCAAGGGCTATGATTATGTGCTTCATATTATAGGGGATGGCCCCTGCCGGGAAGAGCTTGAGCACCTGGCTAAGGAGCTGGACATCTATCAGGAGACGATTTTTTACGGATATACGCTGCATCCGGAGGAGTTTATGCCCTTCTTCGATATTTTCGTGCTTCCATCGCGGGCAGAGGCCTTTGGATCTGTATTTGCTGAAGCAGCGCTCAGCTGCCTGGCTTTGATCGGAAGCGATGTGGGGGGGATTGCAGAGCAGATTGAAGACGGTGTAAACGGTCTGCTCGTGCCTCCGGGGGATGCTGCCGCACTCAGCATTGCGCTGGAAAAGGTAATTTCTGACCCGCTCTTTCGATATGAGCTCGCCCGTTCAGCCTGGGATAAGGCCAAGAATCATTATTCTCTGTCCAAATCCGTCAATGAGCTGAAGAAGCTCTATTTGAAGCACGGAGCTACGCTGTAA
- a CDS encoding carboxymuconolactone decarboxylase family protein: MEFHSDKVNAYKHEIHNLKTAMPAIAESYHHFTGVCFQDGELDEKTKQLIALGIAMFANNELCTYYHMEEARSKGASDAQIMEAAAVASAASAGHAMSQGLMRVQANLK, from the coding sequence ATGGAATTTCACAGTGATAAGGTCAATGCCTACAAACATGAAATCCACAATCTGAAAACAGCCATGCCGGCCATTGCAGAGTCTTATCATCACTTCACCGGGGTCTGCTTTCAGGATGGGGAGCTGGATGAAAAAACAAAGCAGCTGATCGCGCTGGGGATCGCCATGTTCGCGAACAACGAGCTTTGTACGTATTACCATATGGAAGAGGCAAGGTCGAAAGGGGCTAGTGATGCCCAGATCATGGAGGCTGCTGCCGTGGCCTCGGCTGCCAGTGCAGGACATGCTATGTCACAGGGCTTGATGAGAGTTCAGGCCAATCTGAAATAG
- a CDS encoding Cof-type HAD-IIB family hydrolase, giving the protein MAYKLVALDVDGTLLNDNHVMTEQTMQTVMEASRQGIEIVLCTGRGPQNTIPFLEEMGLKGYVISHNGAATVEVESRKVVHQFALDHHALKPYMEHCRQQGIHFDINTPFGMYVDQVEALAGPVRYMYEKYLMMPSNLPAWEELDGPVVKFTAFGESKDMDALFQAWSQWTPVYNMLRSGEYFIDLMQEEASKGNALKLLAEQRGYKREEILAIGNYYNDVTMLSYAGLGIAMDNSPVDVKAAADEITLSNNEDGVHAALLKHCLV; this is encoded by the coding sequence ATGGCATATAAGCTAGTGGCACTGGACGTGGACGGTACGCTGTTAAACGATAACCATGTGATGACCGAGCAGACCATGCAGACGGTCATGGAGGCGTCCCGGCAGGGGATAGAAATTGTACTCTGCACCGGCCGCGGACCGCAGAACACGATCCCTTTTTTGGAAGAGATGGGCTTGAAGGGATATGTAATCAGTCACAACGGTGCGGCAACGGTGGAGGTAGAGAGTCGGAAGGTTGTCCATCAGTTCGCCCTGGATCATCACGCCCTGAAGCCATACATGGAGCACTGCCGTCAGCAGGGAATACACTTTGATATTAATACGCCATTTGGCATGTACGTGGACCAGGTGGAGGCTTTGGCAGGTCCTGTCCGCTATATGTATGAGAAATATCTGATGATGCCTTCCAATCTGCCCGCCTGGGAAGAGCTGGATGGACCTGTTGTAAAGTTCACTGCGTTCGGAGAAAGCAAGGATATGGATGCCCTGTTCCAGGCGTGGAGCCAGTGGACACCGGTGTACAATATGCTGCGCAGCGGTGAGTATTTCATTGATTTGATGCAGGAGGAAGCCTCTAAAGGAAACGCGCTCAAGCTGCTCGCGGAGCAAAGAGGCTACAAACGGGAGGAAATTCTCGCGATCGGAAATTATTATAACGATGTGACGATGCTGAGCTATGCCGGCTTGGGCATTGCCATGGATAATTCGCCGGTGGATGTCAAGGCTGCGGCAGATGAGATCACTCTGTCCAACAATGAGGATGGGGTTCATGCCGCGCTTCTTAAGCATTGTCTCGTATAG
- a CDS encoding GGDEF domain-containing protein, producing the protein MDPSAFWSNLPFSGLTTFCIAYASLMVLIMCTLMYLRQRKQAYLLMAAAFFFIMTYEGLNIHLLLSGEPLLHTQDVYRPLQLFSLVLLNLAVLLLYHRMRRLYYGFIFICGTLLLIPVLLQAPPDSFASVLFYDVLEWAVIAGSFLFVAPYIRQRRRYMLGLSGYAVWAGVHGFHSYIDANPDMLPLLDLLSGLPLLFYSVIFLMLFQRMIEQMQSIYRSSITDGLTGLYNRRYFMKHLERYVSQGVKVAAIFCDIDNFKKLNDTQGHARADEVLKQAACILEEELEGRGLAGRYGGEELVALVVSRGSKASLVAEKIRRRIEEETIVTVSVGYSSLRKGVTGEALMKQADQAMYHSKASGKNQVTDFRTLHSRSRTAGGAPLELEG; encoded by the coding sequence ATGGATCCTTCGGCTTTCTGGAGTAACCTTCCGTTCTCCGGCCTCACCACATTCTGCATTGCCTACGCTTCGCTCATGGTGCTGATCATGTGTACACTGATGTACCTAAGACAGCGAAAGCAGGCTTATTTGCTGATGGCGGCGGCTTTCTTTTTTATTATGACATATGAAGGACTGAACATCCATCTGTTATTATCCGGCGAGCCGCTGTTACATACACAGGATGTCTATCGCCCGCTGCAGCTGTTTTCCCTGGTTCTGCTGAACCTCGCCGTGCTGCTTCTTTACCATCGGATGCGCCGGCTGTACTACGGATTTATCTTTATATGCGGTACACTGCTGCTAATTCCGGTGCTGCTGCAGGCCCCGCCTGATTCATTCGCTTCAGTCCTGTTCTATGATGTATTGGAATGGGCTGTCATTGCTGGCTCCTTCCTATTTGTCGCCCCTTACATTCGCCAGCGGCGCAGATACATGCTCGGGCTCAGCGGGTACGCCGTCTGGGCTGGAGTGCACGGATTTCACTCTTACATCGACGCTAACCCGGACATGCTGCCTCTGCTGGATCTGCTGTCCGGTCTTCCGTTGCTATTTTATAGCGTCATCTTCTTGATGCTGTTTCAGCGAATGATTGAACAGATGCAGTCAATCTACCGCTCCTCTATTACAGATGGCTTGACGGGTTTGTACAATCGGCGATACTTCATGAAGCACCTCGAGCGCTATGTATCTCAGGGAGTGAAGGTGGCGGCGATCTTCTGCGATATTGACAACTTCAAGAAGCTGAATGATACGCAGGGCCATGCCCGCGCGGATGAAGTATTGAAGCAGGCGGCCTGTATTTTGGAGGAAGAGCTTGAAGGACGCGGCTTGGCCGGCAGGTATGGAGGCGAGGAGCTCGTAGCTCTGGTGGTGAGCCGGGGCAGTAAAGCCTCTCTCGTTGCGGAAAAGATCCGCCGGCGCATCGAAGAAGAGACGATCGTCACCGTCAGCGTCGGATATAGCTCTCTTCGCAAGGGAGTAACCGGTGAAGCGCTGATGAAGCAGGCGGACCAGGCCATGTATCACTCTAAAGCCTCCGGCAAGAATCAGGTCACGGATTTCCGCACGCTCCACAGCCGTTCGCGGACGGCGGGCGGTGCTCCCCTGGAGTTAGAAGGGTAA
- a CDS encoding thioredoxin family protein yields MKRKKNYIGLYVFAGILIVLIGLLAFLNTQGEASALYGGKKVAELNPATKAQLEDPNYQQIILPDQLSKKEAAAESYYVYFFSSTCPACKATTPELMPLAQDLGVTLHQYNLQEFQEGFRQYNIEYTPTLVFFENGKEKDRLVGGITTENLAEGNSAENFKDFLEKHKGSVKE; encoded by the coding sequence TTGAAGCGCAAGAAGAACTATATCGGCCTGTACGTATTTGCAGGCATATTGATTGTATTAATCGGTTTATTGGCTTTCCTGAACACTCAAGGCGAAGCAAGCGCGCTGTATGGCGGCAAGAAGGTAGCGGAGCTCAATCCGGCAACGAAAGCCCAGCTGGAGGATCCCAACTACCAGCAGATCATTCTTCCAGATCAGCTTAGCAAGAAGGAAGCCGCAGCAGAGAGCTATTATGTATACTTCTTCTCCTCGACCTGCCCTGCCTGCAAAGCCACAACACCGGAGCTGATGCCGCTCGCGCAGGATCTTGGCGTAACGCTGCATCAATATAATCTCCAGGAATTTCAGGAGGGCTTCAGACAGTATAATATCGAATATACGCCAACCCTTGTCTTTTTCGAGAATGGCAAAGAGAAGGATCGCCTGGTCGGGGGCATCACCACAGAGAATCTGGCCGAAGGCAACAGCGCGGAGAACTTCAAAGATTTTCTGGAGAAGCACAAAGGGAGCGTAAAGGAATAA
- a CDS encoding pseudouridine synthase codes for MSSKQNSKGKGTGKGKSTQRLDKVLSNMGWGSRADIKKMVKQGMIVVNNAAVKDPGMQVDPHRDILEVQGERVLYREYMYLMMNKPQGVISATEDKRDKTVIDLLSQDDRWLQPFPVGRLDKDTEGLLLITNDGQLAHELLSPKKHVPKTYEAYVQGNVDEEDVIRFREGVTLDDGYTTLPAELKILSREDEADGVKSHISLTIHEGKFHQVKRMFEAVGKKVVYLKRISMGSLRLDEALALGTYRELTSAELELLGRAQD; via the coding sequence ATGAGCTCCAAGCAGAACAGCAAAGGCAAAGGCACGGGCAAGGGCAAATCAACGCAGCGCCTGGACAAGGTGTTGTCCAATATGGGCTGGGGCTCCCGAGCCGACATCAAAAAAATGGTCAAGCAAGGCATGATTGTCGTCAACAACGCTGCGGTCAAGGACCCTGGCATGCAGGTCGATCCGCATAGGGATATCCTTGAAGTACAGGGCGAACGGGTTCTATACCGCGAGTACATGTATCTGATGATGAACAAGCCGCAGGGTGTAATCTCTGCAACGGAGGACAAGCGTGACAAGACCGTCATCGACCTCTTGAGCCAGGATGACCGCTGGCTGCAGCCGTTCCCGGTAGGAAGGCTGGATAAGGATACAGAGGGACTGCTGCTGATTACGAATGATGGGCAGCTCGCCCATGAGCTGCTCTCACCCAAGAAGCATGTGCCCAAGACCTACGAGGCCTATGTACAGGGGAATGTGGATGAAGAGGATGTGATCCGGTTCAGAGAAGGTGTTACGCTGGATGACGGGTATACCACGCTGCCGGCAGAGCTGAAGATTCTGTCCCGGGAAGATGAGGCTGATGGGGTGAAAAGCCATATTTCCCTGACTATTCATGAAGGGAAGTTCCACCAGGTCAAGCGCATGTTTGAGGCCGTCGGCAAGAAGGTCGTGTACTTGAAGCGAATTTCTATGGGCAGCCTCCGTCTGGACGAAGCGCTTGCCCTTGGCACCTACCGGGAGCTGACCTCTGCAGAGCTGGAGCTGCTGGGACGAGCTCAGGACTAA
- a CDS encoding xanthine phosphoribosyltransferase: protein MEWLKQRVLQEAVVLSDQVIKLDALLTHQVDPSLIMEMGKAFAARFRDQGVTRVVTLESSGISVAFAAALALEVPMVFARRKKTLLADPDALCERVPSFTKGIVTDIMMSRQFISKEDRVLFIDDIIANGDAARGLIKIIERAGAELVGLGVVIEKSFQAGARTLREQGIQVEPLLQIKSLEGGRITFVDE, encoded by the coding sequence ATGGAGTGGTTGAAGCAGCGGGTTCTACAGGAAGCTGTCGTATTATCAGATCAGGTGATTAAGCTGGACGCATTATTGACGCATCAGGTGGATCCTTCCCTGATTATGGAGATGGGTAAGGCTTTTGCTGCCCGGTTTCGGGATCAGGGTGTGACCCGGGTTGTGACCTTGGAGTCCTCCGGAATCTCCGTTGCCTTTGCAGCAGCGCTTGCGTTGGAAGTTCCCATGGTGTTTGCCCGGCGGAAGAAGACGCTGCTGGCGGACCCCGATGCGCTGTGCGAACGAGTGCCTTCCTTCACGAAAGGCATTGTGACAGACATTATGATGTCCCGCCAGTTTATTAGTAAGGAAGACCGGGTATTATTTATTGATGATATTATCGCGAATGGGGATGCCGCCCGCGGCCTGATCAAGATTATTGAGCGGGCAGGAGCAGAGCTGGTCGGATTGGGCGTTGTCATCGAGAAGAGCTTTCAGGCAGGGGCGAGAACCCTGAGAGAGCAGGGCATTCAAGTGGAGCCGCTGCTTCAGATCAAGTCGCTGGAAGGCGGCAGAATCACCTTCGTGGATGAATAA
- a CDS encoding RsmB/NOP family class I SAM-dependent RNA methyltransferase: MAPQRPSAFDAKMKSLLGDDFEQFQSSYNDTPLGGLRVNTLKISREAFQKQSPFALTPIPWCETGFYTGEGVRPGLHPYYHAGMYYIQEPSAMAPVELLNVEPGDRVLDLCAAPGGKSTQIAAKLAGRGHLVTNDLHPERTKALAKNIELYGVRNAVVLNEAPEAIAASFPEYFNKILIDAPCSGEGMFRKDEDMLRHWTEDSPRKYAAMQKEILESAARMLAPGGTMVYSTCTFSPEENEGMIAVFLKHHPEFSLLSKAGTEAPWFSAGESQWLSEHGLEEAGPDAAGDAAWMAEISKTLRLWPHRVKGEGHFMAVLCKEVPEMAGASHREEGYRLSLPVTGVSRGQLSMTLQAGGERRQKRLESIHASTRPEAKHQRGASAGMDPGGRRGFKGGRGSERVLKQDTGTEIGREEAEGLLQRFISDNLSWEEYHGYLRLHGQHLYLSPLPEERLQGLKVVRAGWYVGSVKHGRFQPSHPLAAALQPEEARRVINLSSDSGEAVRYLKGETLEIAAGRVHSPDFSSDEPKGYVLITIDGCSAGWGKWQSGILKNEYPAAWRWTSA; the protein is encoded by the coding sequence ATGGCTCCACAACGACCGAGCGCTTTCGATGCAAAAATGAAAAGTCTGCTGGGAGATGACTTCGAACAATTTCAGAGCTCGTATAACGATACGCCTCTTGGGGGTCTCCGTGTCAATACATTGAAGATTAGCCGGGAGGCATTTCAGAAGCAGTCTCCATTCGCTCTGACCCCGATTCCGTGGTGTGAGACCGGCTTTTATACAGGGGAAGGCGTGCGTCCCGGCCTGCATCCCTATTACCATGCCGGGATGTATTACATTCAGGAGCCGAGCGCCATGGCGCCGGTAGAGCTGTTGAATGTAGAGCCTGGTGACCGCGTGCTGGATTTATGCGCCGCGCCTGGTGGAAAGTCTACGCAGATTGCAGCCAAGCTGGCAGGAAGGGGACATCTGGTCACCAATGATCTGCACCCCGAACGAACGAAAGCGCTGGCCAAAAATATAGAGCTCTATGGCGTGCGCAATGCGGTTGTACTGAATGAAGCGCCAGAGGCCATTGCGGCTTCATTTCCTGAATATTTTAACAAAATACTGATCGACGCTCCCTGCTCCGGCGAAGGCATGTTCCGCAAGGATGAGGATATGCTGAGGCATTGGACGGAGGATTCTCCACGGAAGTATGCCGCCATGCAGAAGGAGATTCTGGAATCGGCAGCCCGTATGCTGGCTCCGGGCGGAACGATGGTATACTCTACCTGCACCTTTTCTCCCGAAGAGAATGAAGGAATGATTGCCGTCTTTCTGAAGCACCACCCTGAATTTTCCCTTCTCTCCAAAGCAGGGACAGAAGCCCCCTGGTTCTCCGCGGGAGAAAGTCAGTGGCTTTCAGAGCATGGCCTGGAAGAAGCCGGTCCCGATGCGGCGGGCGATGCTGCATGGATGGCAGAAATCTCGAAGACCTTGCGGCTGTGGCCGCACCGTGTCAAGGGCGAGGGACATTTTATGGCTGTGCTATGCAAGGAGGTACCGGAGATGGCGGGAGCTTCGCACCGTGAGGAAGGATACCGTCTTTCCTTGCCAGTGACGGGGGTCTCCAGGGGGCAGCTATCCATGACGCTTCAGGCTGGAGGAGAGCGCCGCCAGAAACGGCTGGAGTCTATCCACGCTAGTACCAGGCCGGAGGCTAAGCATCAGCGCGGAGCAAGCGCAGGCATGGACCCAGGAGGAAGACGAGGCTTCAAGGGTGGACGCGGGTCAGAGCGAGTGCTGAAGCAGGACACGGGAACGGAGATCGGGCGGGAAGAGGCCGAGGGTCTGCTCCAGAGGTTTATTTCTGACAACCTCAGCTGGGAGGAATATCACGGTTATTTAAGGCTTCACGGACAGCATCTGTATCTCTCCCCGCTTCCTGAGGAGCGGCTGCAGGGACTGAAGGTGGTGCGCGCCGGCTGGTATGTGGGCAGTGTCAAGCATGGACGGTTTCAGCCATCCCACCCGTTGGCTGCGGCTTTGCAGCCGGAGGAAGCACGCCGAGTTATTAACCTGTCCTCAGACAGCGGAGAAGCGGTAAGGTATTTGAAGGGGGAAACGCTGGAAATAGCAGCCGGTCGGGTGCACAGCCCTGACTTCTCGTCAGATGAGCCAAAGGGATATGTCCTGATCACGATTGACGGCTGCTCGGCTGGCTGGGGAAAATGGCAGTCCGGCATCCTGAAGAACGAATATCCGGCAGCATGGAGGTGGACATCTGCATGA
- a CDS encoding PCYCGC motif-containing (lipo)protein, translating to MAARSWLAASVLASLLLSGCAGAGKDNHDSDSHGAHSENYEITASYDIMPQLISVYTDNTQAAYGDVGALKEILKEMKCYCGCMEDNDHDSLLRCFVADEREEGIQWSDHGALCGICLSELQDVKRLHGEGKTVEEIRSFIDKKYHGST from the coding sequence ATGGCCGCTCGATCCTGGCTCGCCGCCAGTGTTCTAGCTTCGCTGCTGCTGTCCGGATGCGCCGGGGCCGGGAAGGATAATCACGATTCCGACAGCCATGGTGCCCATTCGGAGAACTATGAAATCACGGCTTCCTATGACATCATGCCGCAGCTCATTTCAGTATATACGGATAACACTCAGGCTGCCTACGGAGACGTTGGTGCTTTGAAAGAGATCCTGAAGGAAATGAAGTGCTATTGCGGCTGTATGGAGGATAATGACCATGATTCGCTGCTCCGCTGCTTCGTCGCGGACGAGCGTGAAGAAGGCATTCAATGGAGTGATCATGGTGCACTATGCGGAATCTGCCTCAGTGAGCTTCAAGATGTCAAGCGCCTGCACGGAGAAGGGAAGACCGTGGAGGAGATCCGTTCCTTCATCGATAAGAAATACCACGGCAGTACCTAA